The Tolypothrix sp. PCC 7712 region ATTCACATATTCCCTCTGCAAGCCTCGCCGCAGGCTGGAAATCTTCAGGGGTTTGCTTTGAGGTTTGATGATTTCTGTCCAAATATCTGTTTGCAGAGTATCTAATAGCTCTGGAATAGTAAGTGTTTTTTCGGTAGGATTTTTGAGTTCAATGTCCTTGAGGCGGGTAAGGCGATCGCCTGAAAGTAAATCCATTAATACCGCACTCTGCAAGATTAACACCAAGTCATGAATTGGGTAATCTAAACGCCCAATCATTGGATAGCTACCCCAGTGATACCAGCGAGAAGGTGCTAATTTATTCAGCAATTCTGGCGAGAAGTTAAACGCATCTTCAGCAAAGACATATTTATTTAACGTCGCTAATGCTTGGCGTTGTTCTTCTACTGGTACGGCTTGGAATGGTAATCGCTTTTGTCCACTTAGTTTGGTAGATGAGGCGCTAGCACGAATGCGATAAAAGGACTGTCCGCCAATATATTTTGTGGTGTAAAAAATATTTTGGAAGTAGTTACCTAAGACAGTACCAAAGCGATCGCTCAAATCGCTAAAACTTTCTCCGGCAATGGGATAACGTTTGGTGAGACGATCCCACATCACCCGAGAATTATCTAGCTGCCATTGGGAATACCGCAGTACATTACCGCTATTATCCCAAGCATTCGCAGTCGGGTCGAGGTCATATCTATCTTCATCTGTAGAGTAACTCAACTCTGGGCGATCGGATTGGCTAGCAATTTCTTCTAAAAATGATTTCTCGGCGATGGGGGTTGAGGCTTGTGTAGGTGTGTAACCGTATTGAATTGCCCAATCATCATAAGGGCCAACCATACTGGGGAAATAATCACCCTGTTTGGTACCTTGGGGGGCAATATTTGGCGGAATGTAATCCATCACCGAAGCTGTTAAACCTTTGTGATTCGTAATCTGCTGATCGTTGAGTTCTTCCGGTGGGAGTAGATTGCTACCCCGGAAATTGTGACGTAACCCCAAGGTGTGACCAACTTCGTGGGCAATAATTAAGCGTAAGTATTGATTGATATATGCTTTTAATTGCTCTTGGCTAGTGGTGTTATCTTCTAGAAGTGTCATTGCCAAGGAACCCAAGGCAAACTGCTGCGAGGCTTCCATACCGTAGCATAAGTCTGACTCACCAGCGATTTTCGCTAAACGACCTAACCAAGGCTTTTGCTTTGCTTCTTGCTGGGGATTAGTCTTAGATTTGCCACCTAAGCCATTGACGCAAAGCATATTATTTTGCATCAACGCCGATAAAGAAGTACGTGAAGATGAGACATTGGGTTGTACTATTTGACGATACTCATTCTTCAGTACACGGACAAAGCTGCCATCTACTAAAATATCTGCATCTAAAATCTCTCCAGTTAAGGGATTAACACGGGATGGCCCCCTAGCAAAAAAACCATCAATGGTGTTAATCCAACGGATAGTGTTGTAGCGAATATCCGCAGGGTCCCATGTGGCATTATCTGGCATTTGCCGCACTTCAATTGCGTCCTTAAAGCCTGCCTTGATAAAGGCTTTATTCCACATTAATATCCCTTCTTTAATGGCATCGCGATACTCAAAAGGTACAGCGTTATCAATCCAGAAAACAACTGGTTTTTTCGGTCGAGATATTGCTGCTTGTGGGTCGGCTTTTTCTAAGTTCCAACGATTGATATAACGTACAAATGGGTCGCCGCGATCGTCTTTAGATAAGTCTTGATAAGCAGTGATAAAATAGCCCACACGCT contains the following coding sequences:
- a CDS encoding zinc-dependent metalloprotease, which translates into the protein MNRLTFYVILLHGLFLGLTTASAKSVPNNRVNTELHNLQKVDKVSVKPVTVKGTEKSESSLQNLKAVKKLDNNALKRALEASQLPHSLGQKTDQVWVLNQNQQVQQQPFNWIVQSPKEVGKQPFLQAVKTPDKPSEKPNSSSKPPKKDDLEPFDEVTKDTEKSAGVFTLYRQKEKNKIYLEIQPEQLNKNYLATSTLESGIGEQGIYSGMPLQDFLFYFKRVDNNLQFAVRNVNFRTREGDPQARSLARSFSDSVLYTIPIKSIHPERKTLLIDLGDLLLTDLAGLSLSLGLPGGTDQSYFGEAKVFPENIEVETVLNFSGGGGSSKDSEMLNFESLADSRGFTLRLHYSISQLPNNKYQPRLADERVGYFITAYQDLSKDDRGDPFVRYINRWNLEKADPQAAISRPKKPVVFWIDNAVPFEYRDAIKEGILMWNKAFIKAGFKDAIEVRQMPDNATWDPADIRYNTIRWINTIDGFFARGPSRVNPLTGEILDADILVDGSFVRVLKNEYRQIVQPNVSSSRTSLSALMQNNMLCVNGLGGKSKTNPQQEAKQKPWLGRLAKIAGESDLCYGMEASQQFALGSLAMTLLEDNTTSQEQLKAYINQYLRLIIAHEVGHTLGLRHNFRGSNLLPPEELNDQQITNHKGLTASVMDYIPPNIAPQGTKQGDYFPSMVGPYDDWAIQYGYTPTQASTPIAEKSFLEEIASQSDRPELSYSTDEDRYDLDPTANAWDNSGNVLRYSQWQLDNSRVMWDRLTKRYPIAGESFSDLSDRFGTVLGNYFQNIFYTTKYIGGQSFYRIRASASSTKLSGQKRLPFQAVPVEEQRQALATLNKYVFAEDAFNFSPELLNKLAPSRWYHWGSYPMIGRLDYPIHDLVLILQSAVLMDLLSGDRLTRLKDIELKNPTEKTLTIPELLDTLQTDIWTEIIKPQSKPLKISSLRRGLQREYVNILSDMVLRKEYVPEDARTLAWYKIKQLNEKLAGVNSDDEYTKAHILETRDRIEKVLNAPIRSN